The following are from one region of the Escherichia sp. E4742 genome:
- the glnG gene encoding nitrogen regulation protein NR(I) translates to MQRGIVWVVDDDSSIRWVLERALAGAGLTCTTFENGAEVLEALASKTPDVLLSDIRMPGMDGLALLKQIKQRHPMLPVIIMTAHSDLDAAVSAYQQGAFDYLPKPFDIDEAVALVERAISHYQEQQQPRNVQLNGPTTDIIGEAPAMQDVFRIIGRLSRSSISVLINGESGTGKELVAHALHRHSPRAKAPFIALNMAAIPKDLIESELFGHEKGAFTGANTIRQGRFEQADGGTLFLDEIGDMPLDVQTRLLRVLADGQFYRVGGYAPVKVDVRIIAATHQNLELRVQEGKFREDLFHRLNVIRVHLPPLRERREDIPRLARHFLQVAARELGVEAKLLHPETEAALTRLAWPGNVRQLENTCRWLTVMAAGQEVLIQDLPGELFESTVPESPSTMQPDSWATLLAQWADRALRSGHQNLLSEAQPELERTLLTTALRHTQGHRQEAARLLGWGRNTLTRKLKELGME, encoded by the coding sequence ATGCAACGAGGGATAGTCTGGGTAGTCGATGACGATAGTTCCATCCGTTGGGTGCTTGAACGTGCGCTCGCTGGGGCAGGTTTAACCTGTACGACGTTTGAGAACGGCGCAGAAGTGCTGGAGGCGCTGGCGAGCAAAACGCCGGATGTGCTGCTTTCAGATATCCGTATGCCGGGAATGGACGGGCTGGCGCTGCTCAAGCAGATTAAACAGCGCCATCCGATGCTTCCGGTCATCATTATGACCGCACATTCCGATCTGGATGCTGCCGTCAGCGCCTATCAACAAGGGGCGTTTGATTATCTGCCCAAACCGTTTGATATCGACGAAGCCGTGGCGCTGGTTGAGCGCGCCATCAGTCATTACCAGGAACAGCAGCAGCCGCGTAATGTTCAGCTTAACGGCCCAACGACCGATATCATCGGCGAAGCGCCAGCCATGCAGGACGTGTTCCGTATTATCGGTCGGCTTTCGCGTTCTTCCATTAGCGTGCTGATCAACGGCGAATCCGGCACTGGTAAAGAACTGGTCGCTCATGCCCTGCATCGCCACAGCCCGCGAGCCAAAGCGCCGTTTATCGCGCTGAATATGGCGGCTATCCCAAAAGATTTGATCGAATCAGAACTGTTCGGTCACGAGAAAGGCGCGTTTACCGGCGCGAATACCATTCGTCAGGGGCGTTTTGAACAGGCCGATGGCGGCACGTTATTCCTTGATGAAATTGGCGATATGCCGCTGGATGTACAGACGCGTTTGCTGCGCGTGCTGGCAGACGGTCAGTTTTATCGTGTTGGCGGCTATGCGCCGGTGAAAGTGGATGTGCGGATTATCGCTGCGACTCACCAGAACCTGGAACTGCGCGTGCAGGAAGGCAAGTTCCGTGAGGATTTGTTCCACCGCCTGAACGTTATCCGTGTTCATCTGCCGCCGCTGCGTGAGCGTCGGGAAGATATTCCCCGTCTGGCACGCCATTTTTTACAAGTTGCCGCTCGCGAGCTGGGCGTAGAAGCAAAGTTGCTGCATCCGGAAACTGAAGCCGCTCTGACGCGTCTGGCGTGGCCAGGCAACGTGCGCCAGCTGGAAAACACCTGCCGCTGGCTAACGGTAATGGCCGCCGGACAGGAAGTGTTGATTCAGGATTTGCCTGGCGAACTGTTTGAATCAACCGTACCGGAAAGCCCTTCCACAATGCAGCCGGACAGTTGGGCTACGTTGTTAGCGCAGTGGGCAGATCGGGCGCTGCGTTCCGGTCATCAAAACTTGCTTTCTGAAGCGCAACCAGAGCTGGAGCGGACGTTACTGACCACCGCGTTGCGACATACGCAGGGACATAGACAAGAAGCGGCGCGACTGCTTGGTTGGGGGCGTAACACTCTGACACGTAAGTTAAAAGAGTTGGGGATGGAGTGA
- a CDS encoding YshB family small membrane protein, with protein MLESIINLLSSGAVNSHTPQTAVAAVLCAAMIGLFS; from the coding sequence ATGCTGGAATCAATAATTAATCTGCTATCAAGTGGCGCAGTTAACAGCCACACGCCGCAAACTGCCGTTGCTGCCGTGCTGTGTGCCGCGATGATTGGGCTGTTTAGCTGA
- the hemN gene encoding oxygen-independent coproporphyrinogen III oxidase: protein MSVQQIDWDLALIQKYNYSGPRYTSYPTALEFSEDFGEQAFLQAVARYPERPLSLYVHIPFCHKLCYFCGCNKIVTRQQHKADQYLDVLEQEIVHRAPLFAGRKVSQLHWGGGTPTYLNKAQISRLMKLLRENFQFNADAEISIEIDPREIELDVLDHLRAEGFNRLSMGVQDFNKEVQRLVNREQDEEFIFALLKHAREIGFTSTNIDLIYGLPKQTPESFAFTLKRVAELNPDRLSVFNYAHLPTIFAAQRKIKDADLPSPQQKLDILQETIAFLTQSGYQFIGMDHFARPDDELAVAQREGVLHRNFQGYTTQGDTDLLGMGVSAISMIGDCYAQNQKELKQYYQQVDEQGNALWRGIALTRDDCIRRDVIKSLICNFRLDYAPIEQQWDLHFADYFAEDLKLLTPLAKDGLVDVDEKGIQVTAKGRLLIRNICMCFDTYLRQKARMQQFSRVI from the coding sequence ATGTCTGTACAGCAAATCGACTGGGACCTGGCCCTGATCCAGAAATATAACTATTCCGGGCCACGATACACCTCGTACCCGACCGCGCTGGAGTTTTCAGAAGACTTCGGTGAACAGGCGTTTTTACAAGCCGTGGCGCGCTACCCTGAGCGTCCCTTATCTCTCTACGTACATATCCCGTTCTGCCACAAACTTTGCTACTTCTGCGGTTGCAACAAGATTGTGACTCGTCAGCAGCACAAGGCCGACCAGTATCTGGACGTGCTTGAGCAAGAAATCGTTCATCGTGCACCGCTGTTTGCCGGGCGCAAGGTGAGCCAGCTGCACTGGGGCGGTGGAACGCCAACATACCTGAATAAAGCGCAAATCAGCCGCCTGATGAAGCTGTTGCGCGAAAACTTCCAGTTCAATGCCGATGCGGAAATCTCGATCGAAATCGATCCGCGCGAAATCGAACTGGATGTACTGGATCATTTACGCGCGGAAGGCTTTAACCGCCTGAGCATGGGCGTGCAGGACTTCAACAAAGAAGTGCAGCGTCTGGTTAACCGCGAGCAGGATGAAGAGTTCATCTTTGCGCTGCTCAAACATGCACGTGAGATTGGCTTTACCTCCACCAACATTGACCTGATTTACGGCCTGCCGAAACAGACGCCGGAGAGTTTCGCCTTTACCCTGAAGCGTGTGGCGGAACTGAACCCTGACCGTCTGAGCGTCTTTAACTACGCGCATCTGCCAACTATTTTTGCCGCCCAGCGCAAAATCAAAGATGCTGACTTGCCGAGTCCGCAACAAAAACTCGATATTCTGCAGGAAACCATCGCCTTCCTGACACAATCGGGCTATCAGTTTATCGGTATGGATCACTTTGCTCGCCCGGATGACGAGCTGGCGGTGGCCCAGCGTGAAGGCGTGCTGCATCGTAACTTCCAGGGCTACACCACCCAGGGCGATACCGATCTGCTTGGGATGGGCGTTTCCGCCATCAGCATGATTGGCGACTGCTACGCGCAGAACCAGAAAGAGTTGAAGCAGTACTATCAGCAGGTGGATGAACAAGGTAATGCGCTGTGGCGTGGTATTGCGCTAACGCGCGATGACTGTATTCGCCGCGATGTGATTAAGTCGCTCATCTGCAACTTCCGTCTGGATTACGCCCCCATTGAGCAACAGTGGGATTTGCACTTCGCTGATTACTTTGCGGAAGATCTCAAGCTGCTGACCCCATTAGCAAAAGATGGGCTGGTGGATGTGGATGAGAAGGGGATTCAGGTGACGGCGAAAGGTCGCTTGCTGATCCGCAACATTTGCATGTGCTTTGATACTTATCTGCGCCAGAAAGCGCGAATGCAGCAGTTCTCACGGGTGATTTAA
- the yihI gene encoding Der GTPase-activating protein YihI: protein MKPSSSNSRSKGHAKARRKTREELDQEARDRKRQKKRRGHAPGSRAAGGSATSGSKGQNAPKDPRIGSKTPIPLGVTEKVTKQHKPKSEKPMLSPQAELELLETDERLDALLERLEAGETLSAEEQSWVDAKLDRIDELMQKLGLSYDDDEEEEEDEKQEDMMRLLRGN from the coding sequence ATGAAACCATCATCTTCAAACTCACGCAGCAAAGGTCACGCAAAAGCGCGTCGAAAAACACGCGAGGAGCTGGATCAGGAAGCTCGTGACCGCAAGCGCCAGAAAAAACGTCGTGGTCATGCGCCGGGCAGCCGTGCAGCGGGCGGTAGCGCTACTTCGGGTAGCAAAGGCCAGAATGCACCGAAAGATCCACGTATTGGCAGTAAAACCCCTATTCCATTGGGCGTGACTGAAAAAGTCACCAAACAGCACAAACCGAAGAGTGAGAAACCTATGCTTTCACCGCAGGCGGAGTTGGAGTTACTGGAGACGGATGAGCGTCTGGATGCGCTGCTGGAACGTCTGGAAGCAGGCGAAACCCTGAGTGCCGAAGAGCAATCCTGGGTAGATGCCAAGCTGGATCGTATTGATGAGTTGATGCAGAAACTCGGCCTCTCTTATGACGACGACGAAGAAGAGGAAGAAGACGAGAAGCAAGAAGACATGATGCGTCTGCTGCGGGGCAACTAA
- the yihA gene encoding ribosome biogenesis GTP-binding protein YihA/YsxC produces the protein MTNLNYQQTHFVMSAPDIRHLPSDTGIEVAFAGRSNAGKSSALNTLTNQKSLARTSKTPGRTQLINLFEVADGKRLVDLPGYGYAEVPEEMKRKWQRALGEYLEKRQSLQGLVVLMDIRHPLKDLDQQMIEWAVDSNIAVLVLLTKADKLASGARKAQLNMVREAVLAFNGDVQVETFSSLKKQGVDKLRQKLDTWFSEMQPVEETQGGE, from the coding sequence TTGACTAATTTGAATTATCAACAGACGCATTTTGTGATGAGTGCGCCTGATATTCGCCACTTACCTTCCGATACCGGAATCGAAGTGGCTTTTGCAGGCCGTTCCAACGCAGGTAAATCCAGCGCGCTGAACACGCTGACTAACCAGAAAAGCCTGGCGCGTACCTCGAAAACACCAGGACGTACCCAGCTTATCAACCTGTTTGAAGTGGCTGATGGCAAACGTCTGGTCGACTTGCCTGGCTATGGCTACGCGGAAGTTCCTGAAGAGATGAAGCGCAAATGGCAGCGCGCGCTCGGTGAGTACCTCGAAAAACGTCAGAGTCTACAAGGCCTGGTCGTGCTGATGGATATTCGCCATCCGCTGAAAGATCTCGACCAGCAGATGATTGAGTGGGCGGTGGACAGCAATATCGCCGTACTGGTGCTGCTGACCAAAGCGGACAAACTGGCGAGCGGTGCACGTAAAGCGCAATTGAATATGGTGCGTGAAGCAGTGCTGGCGTTTAACGGTGATGTGCAGGTAGAGACATTCTCTTCTCTGAAGAAGCAAGGTGTGGATAAGCTTCGCCAGAAACTGGATACCTGGTTCAGCGAGATGCAGCCTGTAGAAGAAACGCAGGGCGGCGAATAA
- a CDS encoding spot 42 RNA, inhibition of DNA synthesis — MFYLSDLLLHVIGFG, encoded by the coding sequence ATGTTCTATCTTTCAGACCTTTTACTTCACGTAATCGGATTTGGCTGA
- the polA gene encoding DNA polymerase I, which translates to MVQIPQNPLILVDGSSYLYRAYHAFPPLTNSAGEPTGAMYGVLNMLRSLIMQYQPTHAAVVFDAKGKTFRDELFEHYKSHRPPMPDDLRAQIEPLHTMVKAMGLPLLAVSGVEADDVIGTLAREAEKAGRPVLISTGDKDMAQLVTPNITLINTMTNTILGPEEVVNKYGVPPELIIDFLALMGDSSDNIPGVPGVGEKTAQALLQGLGGLDTLYAEPEKIAGLSFRGAKTMAAKLEQNKEVAYLSYQLATIKTDVELELTCEQLEVQQPAAEELLGLFKKYEFKRWTADVEAGKWLQAKGTKPAAKPQETIVVDETPEVTATVISYDNYVTILDEETLKAWITKLEKAPVFAFDTETDSLDNISANLVGLSFAIEPGVAAYIPVAHDYLDAPDQISRERALELLKPLLEDEKALKVGQNLKYDRGILANYGIELRGIAFDTMLESYILNSVAGRHDMDSLAERWLKHKTITFEEIAGKGKNQLTFNQIALEEAGRYAAEDADVTLQLHLKMWPDLQKHKGPLNVFENIEMPLVPVLSRIERNGVKIDPKVLHNHSEELTLRLAELEKKAHEIAGEEFNLSSTKQLQTILFEKQGIKPLKKTPGGAPSTSEEVLEELALDYPLPKVILEYRGLAKLKSTYTDKLPLMINPKTGRVHTSYHQAVTATGRLSSTDPNLQNIPVRNEEGRRIRQAFIAPQDYVIVSADYSQIELRIMAHLSRDKGLLTAFAEGKDIHRATAAEVFGLPLETVTSEQRRSAKAINFGLIYGMSAFGLARQLNIPRKEAQKYMDLYFERYPGVLEYMERTRAQAKEQGYVETLDGRRLYLPDIKSSNGARRAAAERAAINAPMQGTAADIIKRAMIAVDAWLQEEQPRVRMIMQVHDELVFEVHKDDVDAVAKKIHQLMENCTRLDVPLLVEVGSGENWDQAH; encoded by the coding sequence ATGGTTCAGATCCCCCAAAACCCACTAATCCTTGTAGATGGTTCATCTTATCTTTATCGCGCATATCACGCGTTTCCGCCGCTGACTAACAGCGCAGGCGAGCCAACCGGTGCGATGTACGGTGTCCTCAACATGCTGCGTAGTCTGATCATGCAATACCAACCGACGCATGCAGCGGTGGTCTTTGACGCCAAGGGAAAAACCTTTCGTGATGAACTGTTTGAACATTACAAATCACATCGCCCGCCAATGCCGGACGATTTGCGCGCGCAGATCGAACCCCTGCACACAATGGTAAAAGCGATGGGGCTGCCTCTGCTGGCCGTTTCTGGCGTAGAAGCAGACGACGTTATCGGTACTCTGGCGCGCGAAGCCGAAAAAGCCGGGCGTCCGGTATTGATCAGCACCGGTGATAAAGATATGGCGCAACTGGTGACGCCAAATATCACGCTTATCAACACCATGACAAATACTATCCTCGGCCCGGAAGAGGTGGTGAATAAGTATGGCGTACCGCCAGAACTGATCATCGACTTCCTCGCGCTGATGGGCGACTCCTCTGATAACATTCCTGGCGTACCGGGCGTCGGCGAAAAAACCGCGCAGGCACTGCTACAAGGTCTTGGCGGCCTGGATACGCTGTATGCCGAGCCGGAAAAAATTGCTGGATTGAGCTTCCGCGGCGCGAAAACAATGGCGGCGAAGCTTGAGCAAAATAAAGAGGTGGCCTATCTCTCTTACCAGCTGGCGACGATTAAAACCGACGTTGAACTGGAACTGACCTGCGAACAACTGGAAGTACAACAACCGGCGGCTGAAGAGTTGTTGGGACTGTTCAAAAAGTATGAGTTCAAGCGTTGGACTGCTGATGTCGAAGCGGGCAAATGGTTACAGGCCAAAGGGACAAAACCAGCCGCGAAGCCGCAGGAAACCATTGTTGTCGACGAAACACCCGAAGTGACTGCAACAGTGATTTCTTACGATAACTACGTCACTATTCTGGACGAAGAAACTCTAAAAGCATGGATTACGAAGCTGGAAAAAGCGCCTGTATTTGCGTTTGATACCGAAACCGACAGCCTCGATAACATCTCAGCCAACCTGGTAGGGCTTTCTTTTGCTATCGAGCCAGGCGTAGCGGCCTATATTCCGGTTGCTCATGATTATCTTGATGCGCCCGATCAGATCTCCCGCGAGCGTGCACTCGAGTTGCTAAAACCGCTGCTGGAAGATGAAAAGGCGCTGAAGGTCGGGCAAAACCTGAAATACGACCGCGGTATTCTGGCTAATTACGGAATTGAGCTGCGTGGGATTGCGTTTGATACCATGCTGGAGTCCTACATTCTCAATAGCGTTGCCGGGCGTCACGATATGGACAGCCTCGCGGAACGTTGGTTGAAGCACAAAACCATCACTTTTGAAGAGATTGCCGGTAAAGGTAAAAATCAACTGACCTTTAACCAGATTGCCCTGGAAGAGGCCGGACGCTATGCTGCCGAAGATGCGGATGTCACCTTACAATTGCATCTGAAAATGTGGCCGGATCTGCAAAAACACAAAGGGCCACTGAACGTCTTCGAAAACATCGAAATGCCGCTGGTGCCGGTGCTTTCGCGCATCGAACGCAACGGTGTGAAGATCGACCCGAAAGTGCTGCACAATCATTCTGAAGAACTCACCCTGCGTTTGGCAGAACTGGAAAAGAAAGCGCATGAAATTGCAGGTGAAGAATTTAACCTTTCTTCCACCAAGCAACTGCAAACTATTCTTTTTGAAAAACAGGGTATTAAGCCGCTGAAGAAAACGCCGGGTGGTGCGCCGTCAACGTCTGAAGAGGTACTGGAAGAGCTGGCGCTGGACTACCCGCTGCCCAAAGTGATTCTGGAGTACCGTGGCCTGGCGAAGCTGAAATCGACCTACACCGACAAGCTGCCGCTGATGATCAACCCGAAAACCGGGCGTGTACATACCTCTTATCATCAGGCAGTAACCGCGACGGGGCGTTTATCCTCAACCGATCCTAACCTGCAAAACATTCCGGTGCGTAACGAAGAAGGTCGCCGTATCCGTCAGGCGTTTATTGCGCCGCAGGATTATGTGATTGTCTCGGCGGACTACTCGCAGATTGAACTGCGCATTATGGCGCATCTTTCACGAGACAAAGGCTTGCTGACCGCATTTGCAGAAGGAAAAGATATCCACCGGGCAACGGCGGCAGAAGTGTTTGGTTTGCCACTGGAAACCGTCACCAGCGAACAACGCCGTAGTGCGAAAGCGATCAACTTTGGTCTGATTTATGGCATGAGTGCTTTCGGTCTGGCACGGCAATTGAACATTCCGCGTAAAGAGGCGCAGAAGTACATGGACCTTTACTTCGAACGCTACCCAGGCGTACTGGAGTATATGGAACGCACTCGTGCTCAGGCGAAAGAGCAGGGATACGTTGAAACCCTGGACGGACGTCGCCTTTATCTGCCGGATATCAAATCCAGCAACGGTGCACGTCGTGCTGCGGCTGAACGTGCAGCCATTAACGCACCAATGCAGGGAACCGCAGCGGATATCATCAAACGGGCTATGATTGCCGTTGATGCCTGGCTACAGGAAGAGCAACCGCGCGTGCGTATGATCATGCAGGTACACGATGAACTGGTGTTTGAAGTTCATAAAGATGATGTCGATGCGGTAGCGAAGAAGATCCATCAGTTGATGGAAAACTGTACCCGCCTGGATGTGCCGTTGCTGGTGGAGGTGGGTAGTGGCGAAAACTGGGATCAGGCGCACTAA
- a CDS encoding acyltransferase gives MANLLNNLIMTRILAAITLLVSIVLTILVTIFCSVPIIIAGIVKLLLPVPVIWRKVSLFCDFMMYCWCEGLALLLHLNPHLQWEVRGLEELSKKNWYLLICNHRSWADIVVLCVLFRKHIPMNKYFLKQQLAWVPFLGLACWALDMPFMKRYSRAYLIRHPERRGKDVETTRRSCEKFRLHPTTIVNFVEGSRFTEQKHQQTHSTFKNLLPPKAAGIAMALNVLGKQFDKLLNVTLCYPDNNRQPFFDMLSGKLTRIVVHVDLQPIAEELHGDYINDKSFKRHFQQWLNTLWQEKDRLLTSLMSSRNQDK, from the coding sequence ATGGCTAACCTTTTGAATAATTTAATTATGACGAGAATACTCGCTGCGATAACACTTTTGGTGAGTATCGTATTGACCATTTTGGTCACCATTTTTTGTTCTGTCCCGATCATCATTGCCGGGATCGTAAAACTATTGTTACCTGTGCCAGTGATTTGGCGAAAGGTATCACTTTTTTGTGATTTTATGATGTATTGCTGGTGTGAAGGATTAGCACTATTACTGCACCTTAACCCACACCTGCAATGGGAAGTTCGCGGACTGGAAGAGCTAAGTAAAAAGAACTGGTATCTGCTTATTTGTAACCACCGCAGTTGGGCTGATATTGTTGTACTGTGCGTGTTGTTTCGTAAGCATATTCCAATGAACAAATATTTTCTCAAGCAGCAACTGGCCTGGGTGCCTTTCCTTGGCCTGGCATGCTGGGCGCTGGATATGCCATTTATGAAGCGCTATTCCCGCGCTTATTTGATACGTCATCCGGAACGGCGCGGTAAAGATGTTGAAACCACTCGCCGATCTTGCGAAAAGTTTCGCCTGCATCCCACCACGATTGTGAATTTTGTTGAAGGCTCCCGTTTTACTGAACAGAAACACCAGCAAACCCACTCGACATTTAAAAACCTCCTGCCTCCCAAAGCCGCCGGTATCGCGATGGCACTGAATGTACTGGGTAAACAATTCGATAAACTACTCAATGTTACGCTGTGTTATCCGGACAATAACCGCCAGCCATTCTTCGATATGTTAAGTGGCAAACTGACGCGGATTGTCGTGCATGTGGATTTACAACCTATTGCTGAAGAGTTGCATGGCGACTATATCAATGACAAAAGCTTCAAACGTCATTTTCAGCAGTGGCTGAACACACTGTGGCAGGAAAAAGACCGACTTCTGACTTCACTGATGTCATCACGGAATCAGGATAAGTAG